CCTGCTCACTGGCATTATTGGTTGACGGAATTGTCTCATCCGTCAAAAACAGCAACAGATGAGCCCGAATCTTCTGATAGCGTTTGAGCAACCGCTGTCCCTCGAGCGATTTGGGTTGCAGATTCAAGATCTCCCGCAGTAAGCCGCGAAATCGAGAGCAATACTGCTGAACGGTTGAGGCAGCCAGGGTGTGTCGTCGCCGTTGCAGGGCAATGGCTTTGAGGAGCAGCCATTTCATCCGGGGCGCAAACAACTCATCACCCGCATCCATGGCATACTGACAATCGCGCAGTTGATGGGCTAGACACACTTGCCAGTCGTGCGCCGGATGGGCGGTCTGGGCACTGAATAAATCAGACACCCAAACCTGTGGTTGATGCCCCGCCATCACGGTATCAATGACCGTTTTGCCACGACTGGGACGAATCACGTGCAAACACACCTGGTCGTTCTGAAACACCCATTCCCACTGGTTGGTCCCCTTCACTCGTGCCCCCGTCTCATCACTGCCGACGAGACGAGCACTGCGTAAACGTTCGACAATCTTGGCCACCGGGTTTTCTAGCTGAGAGCGCACCCGTTGCAGGAGATTGGCAATCGCTCCTTCGGACAGGCTGAGACCGTAAAGCTCACTCATCAGCTGGCTCAGCCGTTGATAGCTGATGGCATGGCTGTAACGGAGATAGGTCACTAAACTCACGACACTGGTGCCAAAGGGAGACCCTGGCTCCAAACCGACTGGAACAGGCGCTTCATACGCCTGCTGACAACACTGGCAAGTCCCGCCGTAACGTTCAACCCGGGTGATGTGAGGAGTCATCGGCGGCAATTCAATCTCTGCGGGTAGATTCCCCGCCCCTCGGGGCGTAAAATGCCAGGATGAGTGAGTACATTCACAAGAGTCATAACGTTACTGTTTTGTTATATCACTTGGTGTTTCCTGCAAAGTATCGACGGGCTGTGTTTGATGAACAGGTTGATGCAGTCTTACGTGAGGTCTGCCTTGAAATCGAGAAGCGTTATGAGATTAAGTTTGTCGAGATTGGGATCGACAAAGACCACGTGCATTTCCTAATTCAGTCGGTGCCGACGTACAGTGTGACGAAGTTGGTGACGATGCTCAAGAGTCTAACAGGGCGAGAGGTATTCAAACGGTGTCCAGGGGTAAAAAAGCAGCTGTGGGGTGGGGAGTTTTGGAGTGACGGTTACTTTGCGAGTACGGTGGGCAAGCATGGGGATGAAGGCATGATTGCCAGGTATGTCAAAAAGCAGGGCAAGGAGTATCTGCAACTACATCGAGATGAGCAATTAGCTCTCTTTTGAAGCTGATACCCCGCTGCTTGCGGCGGGGTAGTTCATGTGTGCCGGACATGTGGACACGCTAGGAGGTGAAAGTCCTTTCCCAACCTGATGGAGGTGAAGGGTAGTGAAGCGCAAGGGCGTTATCGCGAGGTAAGGTCTGAAGGAAGCGTGGAGCAAAGGTATGAGCCGACGAATAGAAACT
This region of Trichocoleus desertorum NBK24 genomic DNA includes:
- the tnpA gene encoding IS200/IS605 family transposase; the encoded protein is MSEYIHKSHNVTVLLYHLVFPAKYRRAVFDEQVDAVLREVCLEIEKRYEIKFVEIGIDKDHVHFLIQSVPTYSVTKLVTMLKSLTGREVFKRCPGVKKQLWGGEFWSDGYFASTVGKHGDEGMIARYVKKQGKEYLQLHRDEQLALF